Within Bacillus sp. FJAT-45350, the genomic segment GTAAGTATTCAATATGCAAGTGATTAGCATGAGACATCTCTGCCTTATCAGCACTTTCTTGACCAGCAAGAACTTTTAGTAATGTTGACTTACCTGTTCCATTAATGCCGATTAACCCAATTCGTTGCTTTTCAGAAATTGTAAAGGAGATATGGTCAAATAAAACCTTTTCCCCATAAGTTTTATATAAATCTTCTACTAATAAGATACTCATATTTTGTACCAATCCTTATCCTTGTGGTTACCTTCATTGTATAGTAAATGGTTTACTTGAGCTAGTGTAACCTAGAACAGGACTCGGTTTTCTTCTTCCTTCAAAGTAAGCATCTATCTTCCTTAATATATTTTTTTGTATATCTTCTTTTTCATTTAAGAGTTGGTGCTTGCCACCTTTAACAATCTCAATATAGCTATTAGGAAACTTACGATTGATAAACTGAAGATTATACTTCCAATCAACCGTTTTGTCCTTATCCCCTTGTATGACAAATACCTCTTTATCGCAAGTCGGAAGCTGCATCATTGTTTCTTTTTTCCATTGAATCATTGAATCAACCCACTTAATTGGTAGCTTATTATACTGAAGGGGATCATGACGAGTAAACTGCAGGTACTGTTGGTTATAGGAGTTAGGTGTATATAGTCTTTTCACTTCATGAATAAATGGCTTGAGTAATGAAATTCCCATCTTTGCTATTCTCCAACAATGACAACGAACTAACGGAGCAACAAGTACTATTTTCTCTATGGTTTCAGAAAGCTCACTCGCATTTTGTAAAACAATCCCCCCACTCGTACTATGAGCGACAACATATGCCGGTTGAGTTGTAGAGGCAAGATATTTTTCACAAATTATTTTTAACGTATTACTATATTCACTAAAGTCTTCTATAGAAGCTCTTTCTCCACTCGATAACCCATGACCAGGCATATCATACGAAATAACATGGTACTGTCGCTCGGTTAAATAATTAATCATACTTCGTAATGAGCCAGTATGGTCTAAATATCCATGTAAGACAAGAGCAACCGCCTTCGGATTGTCTGGTCGAAAAGACTGTACACTGATTAGCTTACCTTTACACTCAACTACATCAAATTGATGAGTAAGGTGTTTAGTTTCAAATCCATAATAATTTAGATATTTTCTTTTTTTTACTGTCTTATCTGTATCGTACTTAAAGGATAATAGTGACTGCTTTAAATCATTTAATGTGTTACACATTTCACTCATTAGTACATCCCTCACCACTATTTTTGAGTTTAGCTTTCCCTAAGTACTAGTATTTGTATGATGATATTAGGTAAAAAGGTTCCTTACTACTTTTCTTAATTAAACGTTTAATTAATACAGGTTCCACCCTTATCCTCCATTACTTCTCTATATACACTCCCTTTCTTACAATCAAACTTCAAACTTCCTCTTAGGACAATGTCCCAATTTCTATTCATCTACATACATTGTTTTTGATTGCACTTTATTAAAGGAGTTGGATTTATGTATACTCATCACCATCTTGATAAAATAGCTCAGGACGCTGCTAAATATGATTTATTAGCTAATTTCTATAAGTACATTGACCCTGCAAAACATATCTACTTCTATCAAATGCATTTCATGTGTATGCAACAATTAGCTTGCGCTCAACAAATACCGATGCAACATATGCCAATGAATCAAGCACAATTTTCACCGCAAGCATGGCATAGAGAAGCTGGAAGAAATAACTCTGCAAAGGTGCGCGTATTCCATGCATCACCTGATGCTCCTGCCGTAGATATTTATGTTAATGGTGAAAAAACAATTTTCGAAAAGGTTACTTACTATCAATTAACTCCTTACATCGATCTCCCAGCAGGTCGTGCACAAATTGACGTCTACCCTACAGGACAAACAAATAACCCGGTCTTAAGCGAAACAGTGACCGTGCAAGAAGAAACAAACTATACAATTGCAGCTGCTGGACTTCTTAATGAAATTCAATTGGTAACAGTAGTAGACGGCGAAGGCGCTCCTAATCAATCAAAAGTTCGCTTCTGGCATTTATCACCGAATGCCCCAGCAGTAGATATCGCAATACAAGGTGGAGATATCCTATTTAGAAATGTGTCTTTCTCTCATGCGAGTGACTATTTACAGCTACCTCCATCAACACAAGACATTGAAGTACGCCAAGCAGGGACAGACAATGTTGTCCTTACTTTAAGAGATATCAATTTAAGAAGAAATGAAGTTTATACAATTGCAGCTATGGGCTTACTAGACGGACGTCCTAGACTTGAAGCTGTTGTCATTCAACCTTAATAATTACTTTATACAAAAAGGCTGTTCAAAAAGGTTCCAAATACCTTTTGAACAGCTTTTTCTAACTGGTTGAAGTGGCTTACTTGCTCTAGACTTTCACACTCTTTCACTTTCCGTTACAATAACATCAAACTACTACAAGGAGATGAGTGACTATCGTTAAGGAAAAGTTAGTCCTGATTGGCTTTGCAATGGCAGCCTTGACTGTATTGATTTTTTCATTTGAATACAGCTCATCCTATCCTTTTCTGATGGCTGTCATTATTATTTTTACCCTATCGCTAATGTGCTTCTTTACATTTATGAACAATGTCAGCCGTGCATGGTTCGTAAGAGGCTTCATTACAAATGTCGTGTTAATTACACTATTACCCATTATTGAGGGTATGGAACTTATCTTAATTAGTGTCATTTTATTAGCCGTTCTTGCCTTCACCCAATTTGCTTACATTATGCTACAAAAAAAGAGATAAAGGCTTTGAAAGAAAGTACTGAAAAAGTGGGTTTTCACTTTTTTAGTGCTTTACAAATCGTCTGTTTAAAGCTACTCTTTTTTTCGATTTTTCATAATCCCCGAAATAACCATTGTTAGGAACATAACAGCAAAAAATAAAAAAAGATTCCCATACCCTAGACTACCCTCGACAAATTGGTTATAAGAAAATAGCCCCATTAGTATTGAATTAATAAATAGTGCTAGTAAAATTAACGGATGAATCCTAACATTCTTAGCCATATTCTTCACTTCCCAATAGTTTTAACTTAATAGTAGCAAAGATCCGCCTTTATTTCTTCTATTTAGTAACACTTTCATAGTGTATACACAAATATGATTTTAACCTTGGTGCTAATAGCCGAAGCAAAAGTATAGTATACTAATAGGAACTATGGATTCAACAGGAGGATTTCTATGTTCGGCTTTCTCAAGAAAAAAACACCAAATGCACCTCTCAAGCCCAAAAGCAATACCACTATGTATATGTCAAATCATGTGACACCACAGGATTTAACATATTTACACCATAAATTACCTAGTAATGTTCATTTCATCGTCTTTGATAAAGGCGAATTTGATATTAATGGCAAAAACATGACTGAACGAAATATCACGTTATTTGAGGAATTAACCCCGCAGCATATGAAGCAAATCATCAGCCTCGCTGAAACAGGTGACCCAATACTCCTATTCCCAGAGATGCGAGTATCCAGAAACGGCCGAGTCATGAAGGTTTATCAAGAATTTGCTTTAATAGCAAAAAGACTTGAAGCAACTATATATCCTATAATTATTGAAGCACCAGAACAAAAAACAAATGCAATCCAATCACAAATTGGCAATTTTTTAGACAAAACACCATCAATACATATTGGAAGACCCTTCTCTCTAGACTCCGATGATAAAGAAGTGAACGCAGGAACAATTTATCGCCAGCTTACAACACTCTATGTCAATAATACTCTTAAAAAGGGACTTAACCTCTTCAATGAGCTATTAGAAAAAACAAAAAGGTTCGATCAACAAAAGATTATGGTCAAAGACCCAACAAGTGAACTTTCCTACAGAAAGCTCCTTATCGGAATTCAAGTACTTAGCTCAAAACTTGAATCAACACTCACTGATAAACAAGTTGGTGTTCTGTTACCGAGTGCAATTGGTCATGTCGTTACCTTGTTTTCTTTATTTAAAATTGGCATAACACCTGCGATACTGAATTTTACGATGGGTCATCGAACAATGCTTGATTGCTGTGAAACAGCTAACCTCAAAACGATCCTTACTTCAAAGCAGTTTATTGAAAAAGGCGAATTACACGAACTAATTGCTGTATTAAAAAAAGAAGGTCTACAAATTATCTATTTGGAAGATATTAAAGAAGGCGTTAGCTCTAAGGATAAGCTTATTGGTCTGAAAAACTATGCAAGCTCTCAACGTGCAGTTAAATCAGAAAATGAAATCATTCTTTTTACATCTGGCAGTGAGAATAAGCCTAAAGGTGTTGTGTTAACTCATGACCAGCTATACGCCAATATTGAGCAAGCGATGGCTGTCATGGACTTAGGTACACACGACCGTATGCTTAACCCATTACCAATGTTTCATAGCTTTGGATTAACGATAGGAACATTCTTGCCAATACTATCAGGCATACCGCTTGTTATCTATCCATCACCGATTCAATATAAAGTCATTCCGGAGCTGATTTATCAAGAGGATATTACACTTCTCTTAAGCACGCCGACCTTCCTTAACGGGTACGGTAAAAATGCCCAGCCATTCGATTTACATACACTACGCTATGCGATTGCAGGTGCAGAATCAGTTAAAGAGGAAACAAAGGAACTATTCTATAATAAATTTGGTATTCGGATTCTAGAGGGATACGGAGCAACTGAAGCCTCGCCACTAATCGCTTTAAACACACCGATGTTTACGAAGGCTGGCTCCGTTGGTAAAGTTATTCCGACACTTGATTACAAAGTTGAAAAAGTCGAGGGAATTGAAAGTGGTGGTAGTCTTCATATTAAGGGTCCAAATATTATGAAAGGTTATCTCATTCACGGAAAAGGATTCATCCCTCACGAAGGCTGGTACAACACCGGTGATGTTGTAGACTTGGATGAACACGGCTATATTACGATTAAATCTCGACTTAAGCGCTTCGCTAAGATTGGTGGAGAAATGATTTCACTAAACTTAGTTGAAAATATCGCAATGGAGTGCTACGACGATATAGGCTTTGCAACCGTAAGTATTCCAGATAAACGTAAAGGTGAAAAGATTA encodes:
- a CDS encoding alpha/beta hydrolase, with the translated sequence MSEMCNTLNDLKQSLLSFKYDTDKTVKKRKYLNYYGFETKHLTHQFDVVECKGKLISVQSFRPDNPKAVALVLHGYLDHTGSLRSMINYLTERQYHVISYDMPGHGLSSGERASIEDFSEYSNTLKIICEKYLASTTQPAYVVAHSTSGGIVLQNASELSETIEKIVLVAPLVRCHCWRIAKMGISLLKPFIHEVKRLYTPNSYNQQYLQFTRHDPLQYNKLPIKWVDSMIQWKKETMMQLPTCDKEVFVIQGDKDKTVDWKYNLQFINRKFPNSYIEIVKGGKHQLLNEKEDIQKNILRKIDAYFEGRRKPSPVLGYTSSSKPFTIQ
- a CDS encoding DUF4397 domain-containing protein, producing the protein MYTHHHLDKIAQDAAKYDLLANFYKYIDPAKHIYFYQMHFMCMQQLACAQQIPMQHMPMNQAQFSPQAWHREAGRNNSAKVRVFHASPDAPAVDIYVNGEKTIFEKVTYYQLTPYIDLPAGRAQIDVYPTGQTNNPVLSETVTVQEETNYTIAAAGLLNEIQLVTVVDGEGAPNQSKVRFWHLSPNAPAVDIAIQGGDILFRNVSFSHASDYLQLPPSTQDIEVRQAGTDNVVLTLRDINLRRNEVYTIAAMGLLDGRPRLEAVVIQP
- a CDS encoding AMP-binding protein, which produces MFGFLKKKTPNAPLKPKSNTTMYMSNHVTPQDLTYLHHKLPSNVHFIVFDKGEFDINGKNMTERNITLFEELTPQHMKQIISLAETGDPILLFPEMRVSRNGRVMKVYQEFALIAKRLEATIYPIIIEAPEQKTNAIQSQIGNFLDKTPSIHIGRPFSLDSDDKEVNAGTIYRQLTTLYVNNTLKKGLNLFNELLEKTKRFDQQKIMVKDPTSELSYRKLLIGIQVLSSKLESTLTDKQVGVLLPSAIGHVVTLFSLFKIGITPAILNFTMGHRTMLDCCETANLKTILTSKQFIEKGELHELIAVLKKEGLQIIYLEDIKEGVSSKDKLIGLKNYASSQRAVKSENEIILFTSGSENKPKGVVLTHDQLYANIEQAMAVMDLGTHDRMLNPLPMFHSFGLTIGTFLPILSGIPLVIYPSPIQYKVIPELIYQEDITLLLSTPTFLNGYGKNAQPFDLHTLRYAIAGAESVKEETKELFYNKFGIRILEGYGATEASPLIALNTPMFTKAGSVGKVIPTLDYKVEKVEGIESGGSLHIKGPNIMKGYLIHGKGFIPHEGWYNTGDVVDLDEHGYITIKSRLKRFAKIGGEMISLNLVENIAMECYDDIGFATVSIPDKRKGEKIILFTSVDDVQGKELKRFIKTHKYSAILLPQEVIKVEEIPLLGSGKTDYVSLEKMAKEQFQS